The Belonocnema kinseyi isolate 2016_QV_RU_SX_M_011 chromosome 10, B_treatae_v1, whole genome shotgun sequence genome has a window encoding:
- the LOC117182209 gene encoding uncharacterized protein LOC117182209, giving the protein MPSASGKLTLEHFKTWLKDVYFPNVGHSSVLLIDSWSGHCPDAVKEVAPPNKIVDVKIIPKGTTGKIQPLDAFGFRVWKSYVRRFEDSVTLINEDIELHKRNNII; this is encoded by the exons ATGCCTTCCGCTTCTGGCAAACTGACTTTag aacatttcaaaacatggctgaaggatgtgtattttcccaatgtggggcattcaagtgtcttattaattgattcgtggagtgggcattgccctgatgctgtaaaggaagtagcacctccaaacaaaattgttgatgtaaaaataattccaaaaggaacAACAGGCAAAATTCAGCCACTAGATGCTTTCGGCTTCCGAGTGTGGAAAAGTTACGTCCGTCGCTTCGAGGATAGTGTAACATTAATAAATGAGGATATAGaacttcataaaagaaataacattata